ATCTCTTTAGTCATGTTCTTTTATAAGTCTGCTTTTGCTTCTGTTTGTTCTATAGATTCTACTAAGATATGTTCTTGTTCAAGTTTTTCTCTTAACTGTTTTGGTTCAACTTTACCATCCAATTGAATCTCGATAACAACCTTACCTGTTTTTCGAGTTGCGACAACTGTTCTATAAATATTGACATTTTCTTTAGAAATAATATCTGCGACTTTTGCTAAGACCCCTATGGTGTCTTCTGTTTCAACGATAACACGTGTCCCTTCTTCACCATATCCAGAAACTTGTAAAAAGACTTTAAAAACATCTCTATCAGTGATAATACCATAGACTTGGTCATTTTCAACTACTGGTAAAACACCAACTTTATGTTTCATCATTTTATAGATAGCATCTTCTAATCGAGCATAAGGTGAAATGGTGATAACTTCACGAATCATAATATTTCTAATTTTCGTTTTATTGAGAAGATAATTCATTTCATAAATCGAAAGTCTAGTTGCTTTTGATGGTGTTGCATCCGCCATTGTTCCTTCAGTAACTAGACCAACCAAATGATCATTTTCAACTACTGGTAACCGTCTTAATCCTTGATCTCTCATAATATCAGCCGCATGTGCAACACTAGTTTCCGGTGAAACATAAACAACCTTTTTAGTCATAAAATCTTTTACTGCCATTTTGACTCCTTTTACAAGACTTTTTAACCACCTAAATAAGCTTTACGAACTTCATCTGAAGCTAGTAAGTCACTACCACTACCAGATAAAACAATTTTACCAGTCTCAAGAACATAACCTCTATCAGCTATAGATAAGGCCTTATTCGCATTTTGTTCAATCAGCAAAACCGTAGTGCCTTGTTTTTGAATGTCTTGAATAATATCAAAAATCTCCTGAATGAAAATAGGCGCTAGACCCATTGAAGGCTCATCCAGCAAAAGTAATTTTGGTTTACTCATTAAGGCGCGTCTCATTGCCAGCATTTGCTGTTCTCCGCCTGATAAAGTTGCAGCACCTTGATTTTTACGTTCTTCAAGTCTTGGGAAACGACTAAAAATATGAGATAACATTTTTTGATTCTCATCTCTATCTTTTTGTAAAAATGCTCCCATTTCAAGATTTTCTAATACTGATAAGCCTGAAAAAACATGTCGTCCTTCGAGAACTTGAGATAAGCCTTTTGAAACAATTTTCCTCGCAGGTACTTTTTGAATCTCCTGATCTAAAAAGGAAATAGTTCCACTACTTGGTTTAACTAAGCCAGAAATTGTTCTAAGAATTGACGTTTTTCCAGCACCATTTGCACCAATAAGCGTAACAACTTCACCTTGATTAACTTCAAACGAAACGTTTCGGACAGCCTCTATGGCACCATAAGAAATGGATAAATTTTCAACTTTTAACATACTCATCCCTACTCACCTCCAAGATAGGCTTCAATTACACGTTTATTCGTTTTAATTTCTTTTGGAGTCCCATGCGCAATGAGACGACCATACTCAAGAACGTAAATACGCTCTGTTACTTCCATAACAAGACTCATATCATGCTCAATTAGAATAACTGTGATGCCAAAATCTTCTTTAATTTGACGAATTAGTGCTGTCAATTCTGCTGTTTCTTGCGGATTCATTCCAGCTGCTGGCTCATCTAAAAAGAGAATTTTGGGTTCTGTAGCAAGTGCACGAACAATCTCTAAACGACGCTGCTTTCCATAAGGTAAATTTTTGACCAAAGTATCTGCATATTGATCAAGATCAAAGATTTTTAAAAGTTCTAGAGCTTTTTTTACAAGTTCATCTTCACTTTTATAATGATTCGGTAACCTAAGTAAGCTTGAAAAAACATGCATTTTATGATGATTATTCATGCCTAACAAAACATTATCTAACACTGACATTGATTTGAAAAGGCGAATGTTTTGGAATGTTCTAGAAAGTCCTAGTGCAGCAATTTTATAAGGTGATTTTCCATTTAAAACTGTTCCATCTAGAGTAATCGTTCCTTCCGTAGGAACATAAACACCAGTTAAAAGATTGAAAAGAGTTGTTTTACCTGCACCATTTGGTCCGATAAGTCCAACTAATTCACCAGGATTCAACTCCATAGTGACATCACCAACTGCTGTTAGTCCACCAAAATTTTTGGTTACATTTTTGACTTCAAGAAGTGCCATTTAGTTGACCTCCTTTGTTTTTTTCTCAAATAATTTACTTAATGATAATTCTTTTGTTCCTAACAAGCCACCTGGTTTAAATACCATCACTAAAATCAATGCTAATGAATAGATTATCATACGCACTTCTGAGAAGTTTTGAAGGTACATATTTAGACCACCCAGTACGAGTGCAGCAACAATCGTACCAGTCATTGATCCTAAACCACCTAATACTGCAATAATGAGATAATCAATTGAGCGCATGATGGTAAAATCCTTTGGCACGACAGTCCCAATATAGCCAACATAGAGTGATCCTGCAACACTTGCTGTCATCCCTGCAAAAGCAAAAGTTGCTACCTTAATAACAGTTGTATTCACTCCCATTGATTCTGCGGCAATTTCATCTTCACGAATTGAAATAACTTGTCTACCGACTGGACTATTTAAGAAATTTAACATCATAATAGCAATAAAAACAACAAATGCATATACGACAGGCCAGGTTGTATATTGAAGGACACCTGTTAATCCTGCTGCTCCATTTGTTAAATCACCACCATTTACAATCGCTATACGAATAATTTCAGCAATTCCAAGGGTTGCAATTGCAAGATAGTCTCCTTTTAATCTTAGGGTTGGAAAACCAACAATAATTGCAATAATACCTGCAATCAAAATACCTAGTACCATGGACACATAAAATCCTAAATAAGTTGGCATAGCTTTAGTAACAATTGCTGTAGAATAGGCACCAATTGCCATAAAACCAGCTTGTCCAAGAGGAAATTGTCCAGAATAGCCTAGAACTAGGTTTGTCCCCATTGCCATAATAATAGAAATACCAATTCCCATCAGTATTTGAACATAATAAGGTCCAAGGATTCCTTTTCCAATTAGTAAGTTAAGGACTAAGAAAATGGCAACAATGATAACCAACCAAGATAAGATGGATTTACTATTTTTTTTCATCTCTTATACCTTTTCCTTCACATTTTTTCCAAGAAGTCCAGCTGGTCTAATTAGTAGGATAATAATTAAAACAGCATATACGACAATATCACGGTAACTTGAAAGTCCAATAGCAACTGAGAATGTTTCCAGCAAACCAATCAAGAAACCACCCAAGGCAGCACCAGGTATAATTCCAATACCTCCTAATACTGCGGCAATGAATGCTTTAATCCCTGGTGTCATTCCCATTAATGGATTTATTGAATTATAATAAAGTCCGATGAGGACGCCACCATCTCCTGCCAAAGCAGATCCTAAAGCAAATGTAAAACTAATTGTTGAGTTGACATTTATTCCCATTAATTCTGCTGCGTCACTATCAACAGAAACAGCACGCATGGCTTTTCCCATTTTTGTTTGCTTAACAATAAATTGAAGCGCAAGCATTAATAAAATTGAAATAACCAAAATAATCAACTGAACATTTGTCACTGTAACTGGACCAAGACTATATTTAACAACTTTCAAAGCTTGTGGAAAAGATCTCGCATCAGCTCCTACAAAAAATACCATTGTATATTCCAGCAAAAATGATACCCCAATTGCGGTAATTAATGCTGCAATTCTAGTAGAGTGCCTTAGAGGACGATAAGCTAAAAATTCAATCACAACACCGAGAGTTGCTGTAATTACCATTGTTAAAACTAATGTCACAAAGAAATTTAAATGCAGGGTATTAATCATATAATAACCAATAAATGCCCCCATCATATAGATATCTCCATGGGCAAAGTTAATTAATTTGATAATCCCATAAACCATTGTGTATCCTAACGCTAGTAAAGCATAAACACTTCCTAGGATTAGACCATTTACAAGTTGTTGGATCATATATACTCCCAATCTTTATACATAATAATATGGGGAAACTTAGCTTCCCCATATTGCCATTCCCTATTAGTCAGCTTCTACTGGTGTTGTTGATGATTCAGAACCATTTGTTAAACCAACAATAGAGACAGATTTAACAGGGTTATGTTTTTTATCAATTGTCATTGTACCAGTTACGCCTTTAAAGTTTTTGATATTTGCTAGATTTTCAGAAATATCAGCAGATGTTTTTGCTTTTTCAGAAGCCTTAGCTGCCATATAAACAGAATCATAAGCTAAAGCTGCAAACATTGATGGTTCACTACCATATTTTGCTTTATAGTCTGAAGCAAATTTTGCGGCTTTTTTAGAGCATGATTTAGAGAAGCCTGAAATGTAATAAACATCATTTACATTTGATTTTCCTGCAAGTTCAACAAGTTTATCATCGGCAAATCCATCAGGTCCTAAGATTGGAGCTGTAATTCCCATTTCACGTGCTTGTTTAATAATAGTTCCAGCTTCTTGATAGTAACCTGGCATAACAATAGCATCATAATCTTTATCTTTAAATTTTGTTAAAGCAGATTGAAAATCTGTATCACCTGATTGGAAAGTTGCTTCAGTAACAATGTCACCTTTGTAGACTTTCTTAAAGCGTTTTGCAATTCCTTTTGCATAATCACTTGAGTTATCATAGAAAAGGACAACTTTTTTCGCTTTTAGGTTTTCTGTTGCATATTTTGACAAAACATCACCTTGATAACTATCGACGAAGATGGTACGGAAAACATCTTTTCTTGTTTTACCGTCACTTGTCAGTGTCAAATCATCTTGTGTAGCAGAAGGTGTAATTAATGGAACACCAGCTGATGAAGCATTTGGTGCTGCTGCAGTCGCACCTGATGTTGCTGGTCCTACAATAACATTAACTTTACTTTCAGTTGCAAGACTTGTTGTAACAGAAGAAGCTTCAGAATTGTCAGATTTGTTATCTTTTGTAACAACTTTTAATTTTTTACCATTAACGCCACCATCTTTATTGATTTCGTTAATTGCGAGTTGAGCACCATTTTTCTCAGCATTACCGTAAGCAGAAACGGCACCGGTTAATTCTAAATTAATCCCTACTTTTATGGTGTCGCCAACTTTAGTACCAGAAGAATTACTTGATCCTGTTGGTGCTGAACTACATGCAGCAAGTGTTACTGCACTAAAAAGTGAAACTGTTGCTAATAGAAAACGTTTATTCATCTTTTTCTCTCCCAAAACTCTTATTGATATGTTTATTAGAATACAGAATTATCTGAAAATTGTCGATACTTTTTTTAATTTTTTTCTTTATTCTAAATTTTTCTACTTTTTTAGAACTAAAAATAAAAAAAGTAGCTTTTTAAGCTACTTTTTATCTGGTTAAAATACCTACAAAATCCTGGTCGATATCTTCAAAATAAGACGGTTTTACAGCTTTTACAAATTTTAATTTGGCAATTTCATCAGCTGTTTCTTGTAAATGATCTTCATTTAGATATAAAAGAATATACCTCATTTTTCTTGAATGATAATGAAAATCACCGTATTTTTGAAGCTTTCTGGCATCACGATTATAATAAAGGTAGACGATTAAACCTACCCGTTTTGTCTTTTCAAACATTTTTTCTCTCTCTCTTGTTTCTGTCTCTTTTTACTAGAAAATTTCCATTTTAGAAATGGTTTTATTAATATAAATTATATCATACTATTGAAAGACACACATCACAAAAAACAGTTAGCCTTTCTGATATCTTAAAATACATGAAAGTAAAACAACCATCAAACTCATATAGCCTGCAAATATTAAGATAGTTGGGCTTTCTTCACCTGTACTTGGAAACTTAGAAGTTGTTTTTTTCTCAATACTTGAACTACTTAGCAGTTCAGAATTAGGATTAGATTTAGATTGATTGGAAGAATTTAAACGAGATGACATTTGTGAAGATGATGGCCTTGTACTTGACATACTAGATTGCGTTTCTTCACTAGATAATGAAACAGACGATGATGTTGAACTGGTATTTATCTCAAAAGATGTGGTAGGAATAAAGATACCAATCCCACTTGCTGTAAAGGTAGAAACCGATCCGTCTGTGTGATAAGTCACATAAAGACTACTTCCATCATTTTTTTGATAGGTTACAACAACATTTCCAGATGCATCTTGTTTGCGCGAAATTTCTTTACCATAATCAGATGAATTTGATATGGATGGTTGCGTTTGATTACTTGAACTACTTACCTGAGATGAAATAGTTGTCGTTTGGGTAACACTAGGACTCAAACTTGTATCAGCATAAACACCTTGATGTGTAAAAATTGCTAAGCTAAGAAATAGACTTATTTTTATAACTAAAGATCTATTAGACATGTCTGAGTCCTTTTTATTTTTATTATACCACTCAAGTTAAATTGTTCAATATTTCTAATTATTTAATGCCATCTCTTTTGCATTTAACTGAATTTAAATGGATAACACTTAGCAATATAAAATTTTATTTGATTTACAGTTTTTGATTGAATTTTATTTAAAAATCCATTAGAATAATTACCAGATGAAAATTTTATTTTTCATTGTAAAACCTCGGTCATCGGAAACGATGACCTTTTTTTATCTTAAAAAAACAATTTAGATATCCTAAATTGTTTTTATTGTATCATTTTAATGACTCAAATGTCTTTTATGTTTTAATCCTCTAATCCCTTTTCCTACCATTGAGAATTGTTTCAGATTAGGGTTTACATTTAGATTGAATATTATATTGATAAACCAAATAAATGATAATAAAACGAAAATAGGGATCAAGCAAGTGGTTACAATTAATACTGCAACAGCATCAATCATTCTACTTAAAATAGTTTCGAATTTTTTACTAAGAGACACTGAAGTTGATGTTACTTTTTTCTTTAATTTTTCCCAGTAACTAGTTGATTTGTTTTTGGATTTTGTTATGTTTCCTGCTTCTGAATCTGCTTTGTCAACTGTTCTTTGAATTGATGTCTGATATTGATTTTCAATAGCATTTGATAACTTAACACTCGCTGGAACAATACCAAAGAGTAAAACTGAAAAAAGCGCTAATTTGACTGCAAGTTGCTTAAAAATGTGTGCTGGTTTAAATAAAAAAATAATAAACAATAACAGAGCACTTGGTATGAGATATTTGAATGCCATTATGCCAGTTAAGCCGATTAAAAATTTTTGAAGCCATATGGAAGCAACCACTATCAAAAGATAATCACTAATATCAGCTAAATTTTCAGCAATAGGTTGGCCTACATCGCCTGGAATCAAAGTAATTGCCGTAGAGGCTACTGCTGAAGCAGCTGACAATTTTAAAGCAGTCACTTTTGTCTTTTCAAGAGATTCTACTGTCTGCTCATTTAGATTTGTCACTGGTTTTGAAGTTGGCACTATCGTAAAACTAATGACAGCCAAAACAATAAGAACAATCGCCATTATCATTTTTTATACTTTGTAAAAACCATTATTAAAACTCCAATTTTTTATCTTATTATAGCAAAAACCTTAATGAAGCTTCAATACAAAAAAACCCTAGTGATAACTAGGGTAATCATAATGATTATTTTAATTCATTATTTTCCATAATTTCATCAATGAAACCATAAGTTAAGGTTTCTTCTGCACTCATCCAATAATCACGTTCAGCATCTTTATGAATTTGTTTTAAGGTACGTTTTGAATTATCAGCAAGAATTTTTTCTAAACGGTTACGTGTTTTCAATAAATGTTCAGCGGCAATAGCCATATCACTTTGTTGTGTACCACCACCTGTACCACCCATTGGTTGGTGAATCATGTATTCTGCATTAGGAAGCATGAATCGTTTTCCTTTTGTACCACTAGATGCAATGATAGTACCCATTGATGCGGCCATACCCATAACAATTGTTTGGACATCAGCTTTGATAAAATTCATAGTATCAACTATTGCTAAACCTGCTGAGACAGAGCCTCCTGGTGTATTCACATAGAGGTAAATATCTTTTGTACTATCTTGGGCATCTAAGAAAAGAAGTTGAGCAATAATAGAATTTGCCATATTATCTTCTACTTGTCCAGTCAACATGATAATGCGATCTTTTAACAGGCGAGAATAGATATCATAAGAGCGTTCGCCACGACTAGTTTGTTCAATAACTACAGGAATCATAAAAATTCTCCATTCATACATTGTTCTTGATTGTCATTATAGACTATTGGTCAAAAAAGGTCAAATAAAAAACTCCAATTCGTCTGGAGTTTTTTATTAATTATTTTGTGCCAAACAATCTATCACCCGCATCACCAAGACCGGGAACGATATAACCATTTTCATTTAAATGATCATCTAAGGCTGCTGTATAAATGTCAATATCAGGATGTGCATCTTGTAATTTTTTAACACCTTCTGGAGCTGCAACCAGACAAACAAATTTAATATTTGTAGCACCACGTTTTTTAAGTGAATCAACACCTAGGATTGCAGAGCCACCTGTAGCAAGCATTGGGTCAACAAGAAAAATTTGACGTTGATCAATATCTTCTGGTAATTTTACAAGATATTCAACAGGTTCAAGTGTTTCTTCGTTACGATACATTCCAATATGACCAACTTTTGCAGCAGGTACTAAACTCAAAAGACCATCAACCATACCAATTCCAGCACGTAAAATAGGAACGATAGCTAATTTTTTACCTGCCAATTGTTTTTGAACAGTTTTGGCAACTGGCGTTTGAATTTCAACATCTTCTAATGGTAAGTCACGCGATACTTCATAACCCATCAACATAGCAATTTCATTGACTAACTCACGAAAATCTTTAGTTGAAGTGTCTTGACGTCTTAAGATAGACAACTTATGTTGGATCAATGGATGTGAAATAACTTGAAATTTTCCCATGTTTCAATACTTCCTTTATTATTATTTTATCCATTATATCAAAATTTCTTAAAAATAGCTTGGTAATTTTTACTTGATGTCAAGATTATTAAACGTCTTAGCTATTCTTTGACAAGCTTCTTTGACAGTATCATAAGGAGTCGCCACATTTAATCTAAAGAATAATTTACCTTCATTTCCAAAAGTAATGCCATTATTTAGAACAACTTTAGCTTCTTCTTTTAATAATTTATCAACTTTTGAAACATCCAGACCATAAGCAGAAAAATCTAGCCAAAGTAAATAAGTTCCTTGTGGTTTCATCACCTTTATGTTGGTTTCGGCATTTAAATAATCATAGACAAATTGACTGTTCTTTTCCAAAACTTTCTTTAGTTGATTTAACCATTCTTGACCTGATTCATAGGCAACTTGAGTCGTTATTAATCCTATAGTTGGTATTTCGTGTTGATTATTTTTAAGTTGTTGTCTTTTAAATGTGTCTCGTAGTTCTTTATTTTCGATGATAGCAAAACTATTTTTTGTTCCTGCGATATTAAAAGTTTTTGTTGCTGACGATAATACTAATGAAAAGTGTTTAAAGCTTTCATCTACAGTATTGAAAGAATGATGTTTATTGCCAAAGAGTGTCAAATCTTGATGAATTTCATCAGAGACTAAAATAATGTTATATTTTTGACAAAGTTCTCCTATTTTTTTTAATTCTGTTTCAGTCCAAACTCTAGAGCCCGGATTATGTGGATTACATAAAATGTATAGCTTTACATCATTTTCAACAATATCATTTTCCAGTTGTTCAAAATCAATCTGATATTGATTATCTTTATTGACTAAACTATTCGTTACAAGTTGACGATTATTTAATGAAATACTTCTAGCAAATGGTGGATAGACAGGTGTATTAATGAGAACAGCATCTCCTTAACGAGTATATGACTGAATGGCAATAGATAAAGCTGGAACGACACCTTCAATCAAAACGATATCTTCTTGTTTGATAAGGTATTGATGATTCGTTTTTTCCCAGTTAATAATAGCTTTATAGAGGTCATCACTAGGATAATTATAGCCAAAGATATGATTTTCACCATAATCAATAATTGCTTGTCTTAATTCAGGTAAGGGTTCAAAATCCATATCTGCTATCCATAGTTGTAATAAATCAGGGTCCTGTTCACTTGTTTTCCATTTAATGGAGTGTTGATTAAGTCTATTTGGTCTCGTCGTAAAATCATATTCTGTCATTAGGTTCCTCCTAAGCTTGTAATGCTTGTTTTAAATCATTAATTAAGTCATCTACATCTTCAATCCCTACAGACAATCTCAATAAATCATCCGTCAAACCATAGGATTCTCTCATTTCTTTTGGAATATCAGCATGTGTTTGTGTCGCTGGGTATGTGATTAAACTTTCTACACCACCAAGACTTTCCGCAAATGAAATAATCTTAAGATGATTTAAAAATTCTGGAATATGCTCAATTTCTTTGATTTTAAAAGAAATCATTCCACCTTTTCCAGTATAAATGACATCATTAATAGCATCATTATTTTTCAAAAAGTCAACAATTTTCTGTGCATTAAAAGTGGCTCTTTCCATCCTTAATTTAAGTGTTTTTAATCCTCTTAGTACTAAGTAGGAATCAAAAGGTGACAGTGTCGCACCAGTTGTATTCAATTCATACAATAATGACTGATAAGTTTCTTCATTATTTGCTATGACCACACCAGCTAGGACATCATTGTGACCAGATAAATATTTGGTAGCTGAATGAATGACAATATCTGCCCCTAATGTGATAGGTTGTTGATAGACAGGACTATAAAAAGTATTATCGACAATGAGGACAGCACCATTGTGATGTGTGATTTCTACAATTTTTTTAATATCAAATTCGACCATCATAGGATTTGTAGGGGTTTCAAGATAAACTATATCTGTTTTTTCATCAATCTCAGACATTAATGTTTCTTGGTTTTGACAATAGGAAAAATAAAATTGTCCTTTATTTTCTTGGTCATTAAACCAACGATATTATTCACCATATAAATCACGCGCAGCAACCACTTTTGAACCCCGAGGAAAAATAGAAAATGCTAAGACAATTGCACTCATTCCAGAACTTGTTGCTAAAGCATAAGGAGCTGCTTCTATTTTTGCCAGTGTCTCCTCTAAGACAGATCGAGTTGGATTTTTTGTTCTTGTATAATCAAAACCAGTTGATTGACCAAATTGGGGATGTTGATAAGTTGTTGAAAAATGAATGGGCGTTACTAAAGCACCCGTTCTCTCATCAGATTTAATACCCGCTTGAGCTAAAAGTGTATCTAAATGTCTTTTATCTGTCATCTCTTGCCCTCAATTCTTTCTTTCCTGTTATTGTAGCACTTTTTAATCTTTAAAAATGGCTTTTTGCTATACCAATTTTTGATGACAGTCTATTATAAAAAGCTATAACAAAAAAACAGACATTTTTGTCTGTTTACTAACGTACCTTAAATCTTAACCTTAATTGAGCTGCTTTTTGACCAATAAATTTATCAAGAAGTCGTGTTAATAAAGCTAAGTAACCATAAATACCAATACCTAGTGATCCCAATATCACTAAGTAAAAAACACTGATATAACGATTTGTTACTGGTAATATTAAACCTAGTAAAAAGTAGCCCAATGTCACAACAAGCGCCATAATAGCTGTTAAAATCAGAATCAATAAGCTCGTTCTTCTTATAGGAACCCTATTAAAATGAGTCACTTGATGAAGTCGCTTGTACATAAGATAGATCGGAACGCCCATAGCTATTGCTGTTGATAACAGTGGCCCATATGCATGGAACAAATAGATAAATGGTATTTGAAGTATTATCTTAACAATTAAGCCATAGGCAAAATAAAGCATAGCCTTACGATTTTCAAATAAAGCTTGTAGCATTGGTGCAAGTAAAGTATAAAATCCTAATATCAATGCTTCAATTAGGACGACTATAAATAATCGAACAGCTAAAGGTTCAGCAATACCATAAAAAACAGCATAAAGCGGTTTAGCCAAGATTACAGCCCCTGTGACCGCAGGCAATAAAAAGACAAGAAGCATCTCAATATTATGAATAATCAGTTTTGCTGCTGCCTTCATATCTTTTTTAACAAAATTTTCAGTTAAAAGCGCGATACCAACACCACCAATTGAGCCTGCGACAGCAATTAAAATCATGGTGATTTTTGATGGGTTAGCACTGAAGTAACCAAACATGACCCATAACTCACGACGTGAAAAGTTTGTGAATAGGCTCATTGTGTTGACAAAAGTCCACTGATCAATAATTTGAAAAGCTTGTATAGCACTCCCAATAATAATGAATGGAATGGATTCTTTTAATGTTTCCAGTAATAATCCTTTTACATCTAAATTTAGATTTTGATCACTTTTTTTTAAAATGTTTGCTAATAGATTATTCTTTTGTAAGTAATAAAATAGAACAATTAAACTAGCAATCATCCCAATAAAGGCTGCAAAAGTAGACTGAGTAACAGCTGTAATATAATTACCAGAACCTAATTTCATAATCATAAATGCTGTAAGCAGCATCCAAATCACGCGA
This Streptococcus urinalis 2285-97 DNA region includes the following protein-coding sequences:
- a CDS encoding CBS domain-containing protein gives rise to the protein MAVKDFMTKKVVYVSPETSVAHAADIMRDQGLRRLPVVENDHLVGLVTEGTMADATPSKATRLSIYEMNYLLNKTKIRNIMIREVITISPYARLEDAIYKMMKHKVGVLPVVENDQVYGIITDRDVFKVFLQVSGYGEEGTRVIVETEDTIGVLAKVADIISKENVNIYRTVVATRKTGKVVIEIQLDGKVEPKQLREKLEQEHILVESIEQTEAKADL
- a CDS encoding ABC transporter ATP-binding protein; the encoded protein is MSMLKVENLSISYGAIEAVRNVSFEVNQGEVVTLIGANGAGKTSILRTISGLVKPSSGTISFLDQEIQKVPARKIVSKGLSQVLEGRHVFSGLSVLENLEMGAFLQKDRDENQKMLSHIFSRFPRLEERKNQGAATLSGGEQQMLAMRRALMSKPKLLLLDEPSMGLAPIFIQEIFDIIQDIQKQGTTVLLIEQNANKALSIADRGYVLETGKIVLSGSGSDLLASDEVRKAYLGG
- a CDS encoding ABC transporter ATP-binding protein, yielding MALLEVKNVTKNFGGLTAVGDVTMELNPGELVGLIGPNGAGKTTLFNLLTGVYVPTEGTITLDGTVLNGKSPYKIAALGLSRTFQNIRLFKSMSVLDNVLLGMNNHHKMHVFSSLLRLPNHYKSEDELVKKALELLKIFDLDQYADTLVKNLPYGKQRRLEIVRALATEPKILFLDEPAAGMNPQETAELTALIRQIKEDFGITVILIEHDMSLVMEVTERIYVLEYGRLIAHGTPKEIKTNKRVIEAYLGGE
- a CDS encoding branched-chain amino acid ABC transporter permease — protein: MKKNSKSILSWLVIIVAIFLVLNLLIGKGILGPYYVQILMGIGISIIMAMGTNLVLGYSGQFPLGQAGFMAIGAYSTAIVTKAMPTYLGFYVSMVLGILIAGIIAIIVGFPTLRLKGDYLAIATLGIAEIIRIAIVNGGDLTNGAAGLTGVLQYTTWPVVYAFVVFIAIMMLNFLNSPVGRQVISIREDEIAAESMGVNTTVIKVATFAFAGMTASVAGSLYVGYIGTVVPKDFTIMRSIDYLIIAVLGGLGSMTGTIVAALVLGGLNMYLQNFSEVRMIIYSLALILVMVFKPGGLLGTKELSLSKLFEKKTKEVN
- a CDS encoding branched-chain amino acid ABC transporter permease, whose protein sequence is MIQQLVNGLILGSVYALLALGYTMVYGIIKLINFAHGDIYMMGAFIGYYMINTLHLNFFVTLVLTMVITATLGVVIEFLAYRPLRHSTRIAALITAIGVSFLLEYTMVFFVGADARSFPQALKVVKYSLGPVTVTNVQLIILVISILLMLALQFIVKQTKMGKAMRAVSVDSDAAELMGINVNSTISFTFALGSALAGDGGVLIGLYYNSINPLMGMTPGIKAFIAAVLGGIGIIPGAALGGFLIGLLETFSVAIGLSSYRDIVVYAVLIIILLIRPAGLLGKNVKEKV
- a CDS encoding ABC transporter substrate-binding protein, encoding MNKRFLLATVSLFSAVTLAACSSAPTGSSNSSGTKVGDTIKVGINLELTGAVSAYGNAEKNGAQLAINEINKDGGVNGKKLKVVTKDNKSDNSEASSVTTSLATESKVNVIVGPATSGATAAAPNASSAGVPLITPSATQDDLTLTSDGKTRKDVFRTIFVDSYQGDVLSKYATENLKAKKVVLFYDNSSDYAKGIAKRFKKVYKGDIVTEATFQSGDTDFQSALTKFKDKDYDAIVMPGYYQEAGTIIKQAREMGITAPILGPDGFADDKLVELAGKSNVNDVYYISGFSKSCSKKAAKFASDYKAKYGSEPSMFAALAYDSVYMAAKASEKAKTSADISENLANIKNFKGVTGTMTIDKKHNPVKSVSIVGLTNGSESSTTPVEAD
- a CDS encoding DUF2129 domain-containing protein, with product MFEKTKRVGLIVYLYYNRDARKLQKYGDFHYHSRKMRYILLYLNEDHLQETADEIAKLKFVKAVKPSYFEDIDQDFVGILTR
- a CDS encoding ATP-dependent Clp protease proteolytic subunit; this encodes MIPVVIEQTSRGERSYDIYSRLLKDRIIMLTGQVEDNMANSIIAQLLFLDAQDSTKDIYLYVNTPGGSVSAGLAIVDTMNFIKADVQTIVMGMAASMGTIIASSGTKGKRFMLPNAEYMIHQPMGGTGGGTQQSDMAIAAEHLLKTRNRLEKILADNSKRTLKQIHKDAERDYWMSAEETLTYGFIDEIMENNELK
- the upp gene encoding uracil phosphoribosyltransferase, with the translated sequence MGKFQVISHPLIQHKLSILRRQDTSTKDFRELVNEIAMLMGYEVSRDLPLEDVEIQTPVAKTVQKQLAGKKLAIVPILRAGIGMVDGLLSLVPAAKVGHIGMYRNEETLEPVEYLVKLPEDIDQRQIFLVDPMLATGGSAILGVDSLKKRGATNIKFVCLVAAPEGVKKLQDAHPDIDIYTAALDDHLNENGYIVPGLGDAGDRLFGTK
- a CDS encoding putative polysaccharide biosynthesis protein; amino-acid sequence: MPETKSKMSQQEQMVKGTAWSTAGNFVSRLLGALYIIPWYAWMGQHATEANALFNMGYNIYAYFLLISTTGLNVAIAKQVAKYNSMGQEERSYQLIRSTLKLMLVLGLVFAAIMFFGSPIFAGLSGGGSDLVPIMHSLSLAVLVFPAMSVIRGVFQGYNDLQPFALSQIAEQIVRVIWMLLTAFMIMKLGSGNYITAVTQSTFAAFIGMIASLIVLFYYLQKNNLLANILKKSDQNLNLDVKGLLLETLKESIPFIIIGSAIQAFQIIDQWTFVNTMSLFTNFSRRELWVMFGYFSANPSKITMILIAVAGSIGGVGIALLTENFVKKDMKAAAKLIIHNIEMLLVFLLPAVTGAVILAKPLYAVFYGIAEPLAVRLFIVVLIEALILGFYTLLAPMLQALFENRKAMLYFAYGLIVKIILQIPFIYLFHAYGPLLSTAIAMGVPIYLMYKRLHQVTHFNRVPIRRTSLLILILTAIMALVVTLGYFLLGLILPVTNRYISVFYLVILGSLGIGIYGYLALLTRLLDKFIGQKAAQLRLRFKVR